From Caminibacter mediatlanticus TB-2, the proteins below share one genomic window:
- a CDS encoding 16S rRNA (uracil(1498)-N(3))-methyltransferase, translated as MQFLYHPETSNQIEITGESHKYLFKVRRIKKDELVKIRNLKDDILYTYKILEINKKSSTLQLINKEFSPNKPKEFLHLAWCIIEPKNIEKVLPSLNEIGVSKISFTYCDYSQKNFKLNLNRLQKILINSSQQCGRSNIIEIEIINSSKEFFEKYQNFTALDFNGKEIECNKKYTNPILIGPEGGFSEEERKKFTEIIKLKSFILKSETAACAISSKLLL; from the coding sequence ATGCAATTTTTATATCATCCTGAAACTTCTAATCAAATAGAAATAACAGGTGAAAGTCATAAATATTTATTTAAAGTGAGAAGAATAAAAAAAGATGAATTAGTTAAAATTAGAAACTTAAAAGATGATATATTATATACATATAAAATCTTAGAAATTAATAAAAAATCTTCAACATTACAATTAATAAATAAAGAGTTTTCTCCAAATAAACCAAAAGAGTTTTTACATTTAGCTTGGTGTATTATTGAACCAAAAAACATAGAAAAAGTACTTCCTTCTTTAAATGAAATAGGAGTTAGTAAAATAAGTTTTACTTATTGTGATTATTCTCAAAAAAATTTCAAGTTAAACCTTAATAGACTCCAAAAAATATTAATAAACTCTTCTCAACAATGTGGCAGAAGTAATATTATTGAAATAGAAATTATAAACTCATCAAAAGAATTTTTTGAAAAATATCAAAATTTTACTGCATTAGACTTTAACGGTAAAGAAATTGAATGTAATAAAAAATATACCAATCCTATTTTAATTGGACCTGAGGGTGGTTTTAGTGAAGAAGAAAGAAAAAAATTTACTGAAATAATTAAATTGAAAAGTTTTATATTAAAAAGTGAAACAGCTGCTTGTGCTATAAGCAGTAAATTACTTTTATAA
- a CDS encoding sensor histidine kinase, translating to MNKIISYIKTFFNKNKPFLQVYFHDIKNKLGSIKFSLSLLKNPNISSQQKNSLIETVLVTIDKTIDMLNDYLDLERYKSDKFLKNEKINLVELINEIVKELEIDIKRKKVFVNIIKPKELPIIKSNKKWLKKALLNIIHNSIKYNHEYGEVIIDFIKEKRGYIVIIQDTGIGMSEEEKKSIFKKFYTTDETFGSGIGLSMAKTVIESFGGAIKVESEKNKGTKFFIYLPKISKKIKLKRIAFALSSIVIFVFLGINYFFCLFPQKVEKQISDKIIIYKLENGIIAKTNINDKLTLIAKKNLFGTKFNTKIILHKADLNLNTNNQKVKVIAGDLTLKNLGTKFETIKEKKLLASSVYSGRIKAKNLLINKNEGLLSKNGKIKKEPLPNPPKNIIIKEDKNHNIILSWDNPTKFTILTISKSKNFDTAPIYNYILTNKIFKITDLTDGIWYFSLQSQKDKLNSMPKIKKFLFLKNYYMALDFFIKNNLDLANIFVNKSLKTINYDSDKPYVLKAKILKKQKKYQEAISFVNKALKINDKIENKLLLAILLYKNKQYNYAIKILKNLPNSNIKNKILGLSYYKLNKFKKAKKELFKYLENQNNDELVINTLIKIFKKENNKLMVEIFKNKLKKEVQ from the coding sequence TTGAATAAAATTATTAGTTATATAAAAACTTTTTTCAATAAAAATAAGCCCTTTTTACAGGTTTATTTCCATGATATAAAAAATAAACTTGGAAGTATAAAATTTTCTCTTAGTTTACTCAAAAACCCAAATATTTCTTCACAACAAAAAAACAGTTTAATTGAAACTGTTTTAGTTACAATTGATAAAACTATTGATATGCTTAATGACTATCTTGATTTAGAAAGATATAAAAGTGATAAATTTTTAAAAAATGAAAAAATAAATTTAGTTGAATTAATAAATGAAATAGTAAAAGAACTTGAAATAGACATTAAAAGAAAAAAAGTTTTTGTAAATATCATAAAACCAAAAGAATTACCTATAATTAAATCAAATAAAAAATGGTTAAAAAAAGCATTATTAAACATTATTCATAATAGTATTAAATATAATCACGAATATGGAGAAGTAATCATTGATTTTATAAAAGAAAAAAGAGGATATATTGTAATCATACAAGATACTGGTATTGGCATGAGTGAAGAAGAGAAAAAAAGTATATTTAAAAAATTTTATACCACTGATGAAACATTTGGAAGTGGTATTGGACTTAGTATGGCTAAAACTGTTATTGAATCTTTTGGAGGTGCAATCAAAGTTGAAAGTGAAAAAAACAAAGGTACAAAGTTTTTTATATATCTTCCAAAAATATCTAAAAAGATAAAATTAAAAAGAATTGCTTTTGCTCTCTCATCAATTGTTATTTTTGTATTTTTAGGCATTAATTACTTCTTTTGTTTATTCCCACAAAAAGTTGAAAAACAAATTTCTGACAAAATTATAATTTATAAATTAGAAAATGGAATTATTGCTAAAACAAATATTAATGATAAATTAACATTAATAGCTAAAAAAAACCTTTTTGGAACAAAATTTAATACAAAAATTATTTTACATAAAGCAGACTTAAATTTAAATACAAATAATCAAAAAGTAAAAGTAATTGCAGGAGACTTGACTTTAAAAAACCTTGGTACTAAATTTGAAACTATAAAAGAAAAAAAACTTTTAGCTTCAAGTGTTTATTCAGGTAGAATAAAAGCTAAAAATCTTTTAATAAATAAAAATGAAGGATTGCTATCAAAAAATGGAAAAATAAAAAAAGAACCTTTACCAAATCCTCCTAAAAATATCATTATTAAAGAAGATAAAAATCATAACATTATCTTATCGTGGGATAATCCAACAAAATTTACAATCTTAACAATTTCTAAATCTAAAAACTTTGATACTGCTCCAATATATAATTACATATTAACTAATAAAATCTTTAAAATAACTGATTTAACTGATGGCATCTGGTATTTCTCATTACAAAGTCAAAAAGATAAATTAAACTCTATGCCAAAAATAAAAAAATTTTTATTTTTAAAAAATTATTATATGGCTTTAGATTTTTTTATAAAAAATAATCTTGACTTAGCTAATATTTTTGTAAATAAATCTTTAAAAACAATTAATTATGATTCTGATAAACCTTATGTTTTAAAAGCAAAAATATTAAAAAAACAAAAAAAATATCAAGAAGCTATTTCATTTGTAAATAAAGCATTAAAAATAAATGACAAAATAGAAAACAAACTCTTACTGGCTATACTTCTTTATAAAAACAAACAGTATAATTATGCCATTAAAATTTTAAAAAATTTACCTAATTCAAATATAAAAAACAAAATATTAGGTCTTTCATATTATAAATTAAATAAATTTAAAAAAGCAAAAAAAGAACTATTTAAATATTTAGAAAATCAAAATAATGACGAATTAGTTATAAATACTCTAATTAAAATATTCAAAAAAGAAAATAACAAATTAATGGTTGAAATTTTTAAGAATAAACTAAAAAAAGAGGTACAATGA
- a CDS encoding ATP-binding protein: MKNIKEFLKEPKKSKIYKILNVNNNELKILHYMLSLYLEGREDIRVRDLLQNIYKKDYKDVFEKIKYIKNLLDEGWLVLSGIGVKSSDITLLELFNSSISLSLSFIKLLEKGELDLVIPNNKPYLDHLEYLHDEFLRIEIYEQIVSLKGNYSLESASIKRLQSKLKLIENTIKEKIKKTKIDLPVLNFMIENEFNEKEELIFLALLKEEYTSSNEKIRELNYLLNLISEDEIERIKNRSFLDENSKLVREGIIDYDEIFGGFGGYTRIYFINEDILNELIHPRKKHKIQHIVKDTIFDLIEPKVSFADVVLPEKTKKMLNTILKQIDKRIFSLLKKWGIKTNEDIDAKILFYGAPGTGKTITAHSIAKELNKPILSLDSSKVLSMYVGESEKNVRRIFDEYYEISEKIKTKPVLLLNEADQFLSTRTTSSFSSADKMHNQMQNIFLEQIENFSGVLVATTNLLETIDNAFSRRFDYKIEFVKPSFKERVKLWELKLPKNAEFEKEFNIKELAKYELTGAQIELIIKNTALKVALKKRPVFTLKDFKEEIQKELKTSFDASKEVGFLS, from the coding sequence ATAAAAAATATAAAAGAGTTTTTAAAAGAACCAAAAAAAAGTAAAATTTATAAAATATTAAATGTAAATAACAATGAATTAAAGATTTTACATTATATGCTAAGTTTATATTTAGAAGGTAGAGAAGATATAAGAGTTAGAGATTTACTTCAAAATATTTATAAAAAAGATTATAAGGATGTTTTTGAGAAAATAAAATATATCAAAAATTTACTTGATGAAGGATGGCTTGTATTAAGTGGAATTGGTGTAAAAAGCAGTGATATAACTTTACTTGAACTTTTCAATTCATCAATTTCTTTATCTCTTTCATTCATAAAACTTCTTGAAAAAGGTGAGCTTGATTTAGTTATTCCAAATAATAAGCCTTATTTAGACCATTTAGAATATCTTCATGATGAGTTTTTAAGAATAGAAATTTATGAACAAATTGTTTCTTTAAAAGGAAATTATTCACTTGAATCAGCATCTATTAAAAGACTTCAAAGTAAATTGAAATTAATTGAAAATACTATAAAAGAAAAAATTAAAAAAACAAAAATTGATTTGCCTGTACTTAATTTTATGATTGAAAATGAGTTTAATGAAAAAGAGGAACTTATTTTTTTAGCATTACTTAAAGAAGAGTATACAAGTTCTAATGAGAAAATAAGAGAGCTTAATTATCTTTTAAATTTGATAAGTGAAGATGAAATTGAAAGAATTAAAAACCGCTCATTTCTTGATGAAAATTCAAAACTTGTAAGAGAAGGTATTATTGATTATGATGAAATTTTTGGTGGATTTGGAGGATATACAAGAATTTATTTTATAAATGAAGATATTTTAAATGAACTCATTCATCCAAGAAAAAAACATAAAATTCAACATATTGTAAAAGATACAATTTTTGATTTGATTGAACCAAAAGTTTCATTTGCAGATGTTGTTTTGCCTGAAAAAACTAAAAAGATGTTAAATACTATTTTAAAACAAATAGATAAAAGAATTTTTTCTCTTCTTAAAAAATGGGGTATTAAAACAAATGAAGATATTGATGCAAAAATTCTTTTTTATGGTGCACCAGGTACTGGAAAAACTATTACTGCTCATTCTATTGCAAAAGAGCTTAATAAACCAATTCTTTCACTTGATTCAAGTAAAGTTTTATCAATGTATGTAGGAGAGAGTGAAAAAAATGTTAGAAGAATTTTTGATGAATATTATGAAATAAGTGAAAAAATAAAAACAAAGCCAGTTTTACTATTAAATGAGGCAGACCAGTTTTTATCAACAAGGACTACTTCATCTTTTAGCAGTGCAGATAAAATGCATAATCAAATGCAAAATATATTTTTAGAACAAATTGAAAATTTTAGTGGAGTTTTAGTAGCAACTACTAATTTGCTTGAAACAATAGATAATGCTTTTTCAAGAAGATTTGATTATAAAATAGAATTTGTAAAACCCTCATTTAAAGAAAGAGTTAAACTTTGGGAGCTTAAACTTCCAAAGAATGCTGAGTTTGAAAAAGAATTTAATATAAAAGAATTAGCAAAATATGAATTAACAGGAGCTCAAATAGAACTTATAATAAAAAATACGGCTTTAAAAGTAGCCCTAAAAAAAAGACCAGTGTTTACATTAAAAGATTTTAAAGAAGAAATTCAAAAAGAGCTAAAAACTTCATTTGATGCTTCAAAAGAGGTAGGATTTCTCTCTTAA
- a CDS encoding NADH-quinone oxidoreductase subunit A, translating into METILIYSAGLVAGVLLLYFLGIAVAPYNPGEIKNDHFECGLPPSSEVPLKANFGYFIFAIAFIVFDMAGLFFSLFVFADNEKALLWAMIFGILLFVAITVSMKEYRNAKSA; encoded by the coding sequence ATGGAAACTATTTTAATATATAGTGCTGGATTAGTTGCTGGGGTGTTGCTATTGTATTTTTTAGGAATTGCAGTAGCTCCATATAATCCAGGAGAGATTAAAAATGATCATTTTGAGTGTGGATTGCCTCCAAGTAGTGAAGTGCCATTAAAAGCAAATTTTGGTTATTTCATTTTTGCAATAGCTTTTATTGTGTTTGATATGGCAGGTTTATTTTTTAGTCTGTTTGTATTTGCAGATAATGAAAAGGCTCTACTATGGGCAATGATTTTTGGAATACTATTATTTGTAGCAATTACAGTTAGTATGAAGGAGTATAGAAATGCTAAAAGTGCTTGA
- a CDS encoding response regulator transcription factor: MKIILIEDEESLNIALSMFLKSEGYDVYSFSDLTPFFENYKKIKPELIISDISLPDGNFLEEIKKHPELQYIKIMVISGNTDVKNIKEAFNLGAEDFIKKPFDYEELSIRIKKIFKNHNEIISINKEILYDKTNKNLIIDNNIIPLTKKESQLLEILLQNRGKVVSNSALINFLWEDNVSLNTLNVLVKRLRKKLGCKDIIKTKRDLGYIIE, encoded by the coding sequence ATGAAAATAATTTTAATTGAAGATGAAGAAAGTTTAAATATTGCTTTAAGCATGTTTTTAAAATCAGAAGGTTATGATGTGTATTCCTTTTCAGATTTGACACCCTTTTTTGAAAACTATAAAAAAATAAAACCTGAACTTATAATTTCAGATATTTCACTTCCTGATGGAAATTTCTTAGAAGAAATAAAAAAACATCCTGAATTACAATATATAAAAATAATGGTAATTTCAGGTAATACAGATGTTAAAAACATAAAAGAAGCATTTAATTTAGGAGCAGAGGACTTTATAAAAAAACCTTTTGATTATGAAGAATTATCTATTAGAATAAAAAAAATTTTTAAAAATCATAATGAAATTATATCCATTAATAAAGAAATACTCTATGATAAAACAAATAAAAATTTAATTATTGACAATAATATTATTCCTCTTACAAAAAAAGAGTCTCAACTTTTAGAAATTTTACTTCAAAATAGAGGAAAAGTTGTATCAAATAGTGCTTTAATTAATTTTCTATGGGAAGATAATGTTAGCTTAAATACATTAAATGTATTAGTCAAAAGATTAAGAAAAAAATTAGGCTGTAAAGATATTATAAAAACAAAAAGAGATTTAGGATATATTATTGAATAA
- a CDS encoding NADH-quinone oxidoreductase subunit B, with the protein MLKVLDFFNYARSKSPWIVHFCSGCCSLEMLAAMGPRYDWERYGYMMTPTPRQADIIFITGLVSKKILPALLRTYEQMPEPRYVVAIGACAYDGGPYNDSPSVIKNMTEILPADVFVAGCPPKPEAIVAGLEELKEKIKRGEPSASSQGGLWKQMKF; encoded by the coding sequence ATGCTAAAAGTGCTTGATTTTTTTAATTATGCAAGAAGTAAGTCACCTTGGATAGTCCATTTTTGTAGTGGATGTTGTTCGTTAGAGATGCTTGCAGCAATGGGACCAAGGTATGATTGGGAGAGATATGGGTATATGATGACTCCAACTCCAAGACAAGCTGATATTATTTTTATTACTGGACTTGTTAGTAAAAAAATTCTTCCAGCTCTACTTAGAACATATGAGCAAATGCCAGAGCCAAGATATGTAGTAGCAATAGGTGCTTGTGCTTATGATGGAGGACCATATAATGATTCACCATCTGTTATAAAAAATATGACAGAAATCCTTCCTGCTGATGTATTTGTTGCAGGATGTCCTCCAAAACCAGAAGCAATTGTTGCTGGACTTGAAGAACTTAAAGAAAAAATTAAAAGAGGTGAGCCGTCAGCTTCAAGTCAAGGCGGTCTTTGGAAACAAATGAAGTTTTAA
- a CDS encoding glycosyltransferase family 2 protein, giving the protein MVRTLFLIIINLIIISTLGYILYLFFNFFDKIENHFIKIGVILVLIFTFIVIFRYLLLLYFSLLKLILKEDIKNQRNINSSFKVSIIVPAYNEEIVIDTSIKSLLNQTYPYIEIIIVDDGSTDLTYTKAKKYEFNSKLKSLKVLRKVNSGKANAINYGIKYSNGELIMIVDADSKLKEDAVELMVNYFSNPDIAAVAGSVYVSNQNNLLTKLQALEYIEGLNMVRNGQAFLKLVNIIPGPIGMFRKKALYEVGLYDDDTFAEDCDVTLKLIAKGYKIDFEANAIAYTEAPESLLDLIKQRYRWTRGILQAIKKHKNLLWHIKTNPAASFTLWYMLFEAIFWPFMDIWTNMFILYLSITTGVSILIFFWWSMFTILDIAGALYCVLVTNERLSLVFYAIFYRLFFITTINITKVLSTFEEWFGIKMSWGKLERKGSL; this is encoded by the coding sequence ATGGTGAGAACACTATTTTTGATAATAATTAATCTAATAATAATTTCTACATTAGGATATATTCTATATCTTTTTTTCAATTTCTTTGATAAAATCGAAAATCACTTTATTAAAATTGGAGTTATTTTAGTTTTAATTTTTACTTTTATCGTTATTTTTAGATACCTTTTATTACTATATTTTTCTTTACTTAAACTTATCTTAAAAGAAGATATAAAAAACCAAAGAAATATTAATAGCTCTTTTAAAGTAAGCATTATCGTTCCAGCATATAATGAAGAAATAGTCATTGATACTTCAATAAAATCACTTTTAAATCAAACTTATCCATATATTGAAATAATAATTGTTGATGATGGTTCAACTGATTTAACATATACAAAAGCAAAAAAATATGAATTCAATAGCAAATTAAAATCATTAAAAGTCCTTAGAAAAGTAAATTCTGGTAAAGCAAATGCAATTAATTATGGAATCAAGTATTCAAATGGTGAATTGATAATGATTGTTGATGCTGATTCTAAACTTAAAGAAGATGCAGTAGAATTAATGGTTAATTATTTCTCAAATCCAGATATAGCAGCAGTTGCAGGCTCTGTTTATGTAAGTAATCAAAACAATTTATTAACAAAACTTCAAGCATTAGAATATATTGAAGGATTAAATATGGTAAGAAATGGACAAGCTTTTTTAAAGCTTGTCAATATTATCCCAGGTCCTATTGGAATGTTTAGAAAAAAAGCTCTTTATGAAGTAGGCTTATATGACGATGATACTTTTGCAGAGGATTGTGATGTTACACTAAAACTTATAGCAAAAGGATATAAAATAGATTTTGAAGCAAATGCAATAGCTTACACTGAAGCACCTGAGAGTTTACTTGATTTAATAAAGCAAAGATATAGATGGACAAGAGGTATATTACAAGCAATAAAAAAGCATAAAAATCTCTTATGGCATATTAAAACAAATCCAGCCGCAAGTTTTACATTATGGTATATGCTATTTGAAGCAATTTTTTGGCCATTTATGGACATATGGACTAATATGTTTATATTATATCTTTCAATTACAACAGGAGTAAGTATTTTAATATTTTTTTGGTGGAGTATGTTTACAATTCTTGATATAGCTGGTGCTTTATATTGTGTATTAGTTACAAATGAAAGATTATCGTTAGTTTTTTATGCTATATTTTATAGATTATTTTTTATTACTACCATTAACATCACAAAAGTTTTATCTACTTTTGAAGAATGGTTTGGTATTAAAATGTCTTGGGGAAAACTTGAAAGGAAAGGTTCATTATGA
- a CDS encoding tetratricopeptide repeat protein, giving the protein MKKISFLLLTNLLFAQLDIDINSIKQYINQHPNDIKNRLIIAKYYLKKGDLNLSKKYINEVLQIDPNNKLAKGLQNQIIYLKKYNTIKNTNNIHTQIKSYYANNKYTKLLNLYKTIKNANQLSLLSDNELLLIARVAMWEGKYNLSLQILNKIKNKKNLDYYEIAAYDYYYLGKYNEAKKYFSILYKTTNNKEYLEKLINIYFYLNDTNKIKQILLSIKRMFPDIAQKYEQKLKNLEQKEINNLYKNYKQNPSFHTLEPLVIRLYNTNKNEAFAIIENFLKNHPNNKKAQLLYAKLLSWNGDNQKALDFLRKNNIEDLDAKLLIGKILAWQGEYNKALIYLSDVYNNGNNLQKYNAQKMIGYIYLWENKKDKAKKIFKSLLKSNPNDKEILEELMLLNGNIKPLIKKYKTLLNKNPDNYNFILKLANLYYLDKNYDKAIYYYEKYLKKHPENIEIYKTLADLYLEKKDFYKGFGYFEYYANYKNTKKSYYQLAQRYYWNGFNKEALDVLNNLLKTYPNFENAILLKAKILKINPRYVNTNSAVNIQNYFDSKSQQLKALGLRAYFGNLYETAIEYFKEYLFLKPNDYDIREKYAYALEYNKEYKKAAGEFYLLMWYKKTPLIEYHYAYNLQKIGQTQKAKKIYEKLLNEVPKPIPEYIKTFLNDWKKAWESMNFEKYASYYDKKIRNNTFWRLKKQSIFKKASFISVGIYDPIMIYHKDNIYKIKFFQVYASKVKKDKGYKTLTLKCKNSTCVIIKEKWEPGKYIPFNPKNSLEFYIKQNLEKIKKNSKIKQNIALKKETNINPNKVIIVPGLKRDILPISKVLTNINLKKVNIKQTKKYIKKQLGKKKFWKINVNIDYFKDNQKVSMLTENLELQKEIKYNLSIYSFFKNYKLKQNNESKKGNLYGIGIKKTLFSFDIFNDNSGKKSFIGWHFKYKLLKNIIFNLNKTNLVYSRKSICSSNHSKIKAELTSYTKLTPFKDLWWSVSYEKIDDNNNVFTPQFDIDLLKIYNAKLFFSGWYQFNSKQTDCYYSPKKTDTNILGIKYSKLLKQNLTFSTKMGYGYSFFDKSFIYDLKAGLEYDKNNFNTNLQCKYSNTNPTKNTNDYKSYECIINARYLW; this is encoded by the coding sequence ATGAAAAAAATAAGTTTTCTTTTACTTACAAATTTATTATTTGCTCAATTAGATATTGATATAAATTCCATTAAACAATATATTAATCAACATCCAAATGATATAAAAAATAGATTGATTATTGCTAAATATTATCTAAAAAAAGGTGATTTAAACTTATCTAAAAAATATATTAATGAAGTATTACAAATTGACCCAAATAATAAATTAGCAAAAGGTTTACAAAATCAAATAATTTATTTAAAAAAATATAACACAATTAAAAACACTAATAATATCCATACTCAAATAAAATCTTATTACGCTAACAATAAATATACTAAACTATTAAATCTTTATAAAACTATAAAAAATGCAAATCAATTATCATTGCTATCTGATAATGAATTACTTTTAATTGCAAGAGTTGCGATGTGGGAAGGTAAATATAATTTATCATTACAAATATTAAATAAAATAAAAAATAAAAAAAATTTAGATTATTATGAAATAGCTGCATATGATTATTATTACTTAGGTAAATATAACGAAGCTAAAAAATATTTTTCAATTTTATATAAAACTACTAACAATAAAGAGTATTTAGAAAAACTAATAAATATTTATTTTTATTTAAATGACACCAATAAAATCAAACAAATTTTACTTTCTATTAAAAGAATGTTTCCTGACATTGCACAAAAATATGAACAAAAGTTAAAAAACTTAGAACAAAAAGAAATTAACAATCTTTATAAAAATTATAAACAAAATCCAAGTTTTCATACACTTGAACCACTTGTAATTAGATTATATAACACAAATAAAAATGAAGCTTTTGCAATAATAGAAAACTTTTTAAAAAATCATCCTAATAATAAAAAAGCACAACTTTTATATGCAAAACTTCTCAGCTGGAATGGGGATAATCAAAAAGCATTGGATTTTTTAAGAAAAAATAATATTGAAGATTTAGATGCAAAACTATTAATAGGAAAAATACTTGCATGGCAAGGGGAATACAATAAAGCATTAATTTATTTAAGTGACGTCTATAATAATGGAAATAATTTACAAAAATATAATGCCCAAAAAATGATTGGCTATATTTATCTATGGGAAAATAAAAAAGATAAAGCTAAAAAAATTTTTAAATCTCTACTTAAATCAAATCCAAATGATAAAGAAATTTTAGAAGAGCTAATGTTATTAAATGGAAATATAAAACCATTAATTAAAAAATATAAAACTCTATTAAATAAAAATCCAGATAATTATAATTTTATTTTAAAGCTTGCTAATTTATACTACTTAGATAAAAATTATGATAAAGCAATATATTATTATGAAAAATATTTAAAAAAACATCCAGAAAATATAGAGATTTATAAAACATTAGCAGATTTATATTTAGAGAAAAAAGATTTTTATAAAGGTTTTGGTTATTTTGAATATTATGCAAATTATAAAAACACAAAAAAATCATACTATCAACTCGCCCAAAGATATTATTGGAATGGATTTAATAAAGAAGCATTAGATGTATTAAATAATTTACTAAAAACCTATCCAAATTTTGAAAATGCAATTCTTCTAAAAGCTAAAATATTAAAAATCAATCCAAGATATGTTAACACAAATAGTGCAGTTAATATTCAAAACTATTTTGATTCAAAAAGTCAGCAATTAAAAGCATTAGGTCTTAGAGCATATTTTGGAAATTTATATGAAACAGCAATTGAATATTTTAAAGAATATCTTTTTTTAAAGCCAAATGATTATGATATAAGAGAAAAATATGCATATGCTTTAGAATATAACAAAGAGTATAAAAAAGCAGCTGGAGAGTTTTATTTATTAATGTGGTATAAAAAAACACCATTAATTGAATATCACTATGCATATAATTTACAAAAAATTGGCCAAACACAAAAAGCAAAAAAAATATATGAAAAGTTATTAAATGAAGTACCAAAACCTATACCTGAATATATAAAAACTTTTCTTAATGATTGGAAAAAAGCTTGGGAAAGTATGAATTTTGAAAAATATGCAAGTTATTACGATAAAAAAATAAGAAATAATACTTTTTGGAGACTAAAAAAACAATCAATTTTCAAAAAAGCATCATTTATTAGCGTTGGGATATATGACCCAATAATGATTTATCATAAAGATAATATTTACAAAATAAAATTTTTCCAAGTATATGCATCAAAAGTAAAAAAAGATAAAGGATATAAAACTTTAACATTAAAATGCAAGAATAGTACCTGTGTAATTATTAAGGAAAAATGGGAACCAGGCAAATATATTCCATTTAATCCAAAAAATTCTTTAGAATTTTATATAAAACAAAATTTAGAAAAAATAAAAAAAAACTCTAAAATAAAACAAAACATTGCCTTAAAAAAAGAAACAAACATAAATCCAAATAAAGTTATAATCGTTCCTGGATTGAAAAGAGATATTTTACCAATAAGTAAAGTACTAACTAATATTAATTTAAAAAAAGTTAATATAAAACAAACTAAAAAATATATAAAAAAACAACTTGGTAAAAAAAAGTTTTGGAAAATAAATGTTAATATAGATTATTTTAAAGACAACCAAAAAGTTTCGATGTTAACTGAAAATTTAGAGTTACAAAAAGAAATAAAATATAATCTTTCTATTTATTCATTTTTTAAAAATTACAAACTTAAACAAAATAATGAATCTAAAAAAGGTAATTTATATGGTATTGGAATTAAAAAAACTCTATTTTCTTTTGATATTTTTAATGATAATAGTGGCAAAAAAAGTTTTATAGGTTGGCACTTTAAATATAAATTGCTAAAAAATATTATTTTTAATTTAAACAAAACTAATTTAGTATATTCAAGAAAAAGTATATGTTCCTCAAATCATTCAAAAATAAAAGCTGAATTAACTTCTTATACTAAACTTACTCCTTTTAAAGATTTATGGTGGTCAGTTTCATATGAAAAAATAGATGATAATAACAATGTCTTTACACCTCAATTCGATATAGATTTATTAAAAATATATAATGCAAAACTATTTTTTTCAGGATGGTATCAATTTAATTCAAAACAAACTGATTGCTACTATTCTCCTAAAAAAACAGATACTAATATTTTAGGCATAAAATACTCTAAGTTATTAAAACAAAATTTAACTTTTAGTACAAAAATGGGTTATGGATATAGTTTTTTTGATAAATCATTTATTTACGATTTAAAAGCTGGATTAGAATATGATAAAAATAATTTTAATACTAATTTACAATGTAAATATAGCAATACTAACCCAACTAAAAATACTAACGACTATAAAAGTTATGAATGCATAATTAATGCAAGGTATTTATGGTGA